The Paenibacillus sp. YPG26 genome includes a window with the following:
- a CDS encoding DUF4097 family beta strand repeat-containing protein, with protein MSLNLPGASEGEVTGQSAKSRPGFKPRRRKRKFIAGLLAALFPGLGHLYLRMFRTGIRLIYLVVIDVSAILYFSSVRFGVNVPLLILLALLIPVVYFYSVYSVLQNTDALNSRYVREDTAEPKKIMSHLGFGLLLIAGGLLVFAFHLKPVWLNGFFQYNAGYCIAAVFIISGVWMIVRELQRRLIRTGRFTASLMVIALGILIILDQWLMQDYLLSLLKWWPLMLILIGIEYIALILWKRLKRPNQNRKLRFDLGGLLLSLILGVSVFAITQQDHYLHLWNRVSLDLTAAGSEFSDEKGYKEVRDPIFIPVDIITSEVRIDGINGRIAIERAPVDDIIVRPVIWIDRAQDEDAETIAKDTIIQTSEGAKVGIAVQDRTYGASGSRHPRVNLTVVIPESRKFDFNISTTNGGISMVNIEAVSDISLQTGRGNLYLNKVTGDVTGKTLGGRVELHNVTGKVDFETLGGRMIGMDIYGPLKFNTMIGDISIVHAGDDISANTRNGNISVDGVYYKLQAESLNGQIRIRSPIIGGDWTIYSAVGEIDLRIPAHGNYSLTGSSGYGEIKTNLPFDIDNMTIKGGAAEGKYKIDVEGNSDLNVRKYTN; from the coding sequence ATGTCCTTGAACCTTCCGGGCGCGTCTGAAGGAGAAGTGACGGGTCAATCTGCCAAAAGCAGACCAGGCTTTAAGCCAAGGCGGCGCAAGCGCAAGTTCATTGCCGGACTGCTGGCAGCACTTTTCCCAGGCCTCGGTCATCTGTATCTGCGTATGTTTCGTACAGGAATACGATTAATATATTTAGTTGTAATTGATGTCTCCGCCATCTTGTATTTTTCTTCCGTACGCTTCGGGGTTAATGTGCCGCTGCTTATTTTACTGGCGCTTCTGATTCCGGTTGTATACTTCTACAGTGTGTACAGTGTATTGCAGAATACCGACGCATTGAACAGCAGATATGTCCGTGAGGACACAGCTGAGCCTAAGAAAATTATGAGCCATCTGGGTTTTGGATTGCTGCTCATTGCTGGAGGCCTGCTTGTGTTTGCCTTCCATCTCAAGCCGGTCTGGCTGAACGGGTTCTTTCAGTATAATGCAGGGTACTGTATAGCCGCTGTATTTATAATTTCAGGCGTATGGATGATTGTTCGTGAACTTCAGCGCAGGCTTATCCGTACAGGGCGCTTCACAGCCTCGTTAATGGTTATAGCCCTGGGAATCCTAATTATACTGGATCAATGGCTCATGCAGGATTACCTTCTGTCGTTGTTGAAGTGGTGGCCGCTCATGCTGATCCTGATCGGGATTGAGTATATTGCTCTTATCTTGTGGAAAAGGCTCAAGCGTCCTAATCAGAATCGAAAGCTCCGATTTGATCTTGGTGGTCTGCTTCTCTCCTTGATTCTCGGAGTCTCCGTATTTGCCATTACCCAGCAGGATCACTACCTGCATCTGTGGAACCGGGTCAGCCTTGATCTTACGGCAGCGGGTTCTGAATTTAGCGATGAGAAAGGGTATAAGGAGGTCCGGGATCCGATCTTCATTCCTGTTGATATCATAACCTCAGAAGTTAGAATCGATGGAATTAATGGACGAATTGCCATTGAGCGGGCACCGGTGGATGATATTATTGTGAGACCTGTAATCTGGATCGATAGAGCTCAGGATGAGGATGCTGAGACCATCGCCAAGGATACCATCATTCAGACCTCTGAAGGGGCTAAGGTAGGAATAGCGGTGCAAGATCGTACTTATGGTGCCTCGGGAAGCCGGCATCCGAGAGTGAACCTTACGGTAGTCATTCCAGAGAGCCGCAAATTCGACTTCAATATCAGTACCACCAATGGCGGGATATCTATGGTAAATATAGAAGCGGTATCGGATATTTCCCTCCAGACCGGTAGGGGGAATCTCTACTTGAATAAGGTCACAGGAGATGTTACGGGTAAGACGTTAGGCGGCAGGGTCGAGCTTCATAATGTAACAGGGAAGGTAGACTTCGAGACCTTGGGAGGCAGAATGATTGGCATGGATATTTACGGCCCCCTCAAATTTAATACCATGATAGGTGATATTTCCATCGTTCACGCGGGGGATGACATAAGCGCCAATACAAGAAATGGCAATATTTCTGTGGACGGAGTCTATTACAAACTGCAGGCAGAGTCTCTCAATGGTCAAATCCGGATTCGCTCTCCTATTATAGGAGGAGATTGGACAATCTATAGTGCAGTGGGGGAGATTGATCTGCGGATTCCCGCGCATGGCAATTACTCTCTAACGGGGTCAAGCGGATATGGGGAGATTAAGACGAATTTGCCTTTTGATATTGATAACATGACAATCAAGGGCGGGGCTGCGGAAGGTAAGTATAAAATTGACGTAGAAGGCAACAGTGATCTGAATGTCCGCAAATATACGAACTGA
- a CDS encoding DedA family protein — MDIISSVIQQLFEAIRGLGYFGIVLGLAIEVIPSEIVLGYGGFLVYKGDLNFYWAVFFGTIGALIQQWILYFIGRFGGRPFLNRFGKYIKIKPHHMDIAENWFNKYGDGIVFTARFVPVMRQVISIPAGIAKMSFMRFSVLTVLASIPWSFLFVYLGSALGNQWEHIHEKAAPYITPILLIALAVLIVYVLYKWYSNKKKRGDAV; from the coding sequence GTGGATATCATATCAAGTGTAATTCAACAGTTGTTTGAAGCAATTCGGGGACTTGGTTATTTTGGTATTGTGCTCGGTCTGGCTATTGAAGTCATCCCAAGTGAAATTGTCCTGGGGTATGGGGGATTCCTCGTATATAAGGGAGATCTTAATTTCTACTGGGCTGTCTTCTTTGGTACGATAGGAGCTTTAATCCAGCAGTGGATTTTGTATTTCATCGGCCGCTTTGGAGGACGTCCCTTCCTGAACAGGTTTGGTAAATACATCAAGATCAAGCCTCACCATATGGATATCGCGGAGAACTGGTTCAACAAATACGGGGATGGAATTGTCTTTACCGCCAGATTTGTTCCGGTCATGAGGCAGGTTATATCCATACCGGCGGGAATTGCCAAGATGTCATTCATGCGCTTTTCTGTACTTACCGTGCTTGCCTCAATTCCTTGGTCGTTCCTATTTGTGTACCTCGGCAGCGCTCTGGGTAACCAATGGGAGCATATTCATGAGAAGGCGGCACCTTACATAACGCCGATCCTGCTTATTGCTCTTGCTGTTCTGATTGTATATGTTCTGTATAAATGGTATTCCAACAAGAAGAAGAGAGGAGATGCTGTATGA
- a CDS encoding MBL fold metallo-hydrolase: MLRIESFSLGPLQTNAYLIRGEDDNKAIIIDPGMNPAALIRRIENLEIEAILLTHAHFDHIGGVDEIRRAKNCPVYLHSLEAEWLVNAKLNGSMRWTEVTAPITTAPAEFDLAEGQKLTLIGHEFTVYHTPGHSPGSVSFLSGDDLFSGDVLFKMSIGRTDLPGGRERDLYDSIKGKLFRMPDEVKVYPGHGPKTTIGFEKSNNPYVSQ; the protein is encoded by the coding sequence ATGCTGAGAATCGAGAGCTTTTCCCTAGGCCCCCTGCAGACTAATGCTTATCTAATCCGGGGAGAGGATGATAATAAAGCCATTATCATTGACCCTGGAATGAATCCCGCTGCCCTGATTCGCCGGATTGAGAATCTGGAGATTGAAGCGATCCTGCTGACCCATGCACACTTTGATCATATTGGCGGAGTGGATGAGATTCGCCGGGCGAAGAACTGTCCGGTATATCTTCATTCCCTCGAGGCCGAATGGCTGGTTAATGCCAAGCTGAACGGGTCGATGCGCTGGACAGAGGTTACCGCTCCAATAACTACGGCACCCGCAGAGTTTGATCTTGCTGAGGGGCAGAAGCTGACTCTAATAGGACATGAGTTCACGGTATATCATACTCCCGGACATTCTCCCGGAAGCGTGAGCTTTCTTTCAGGTGATGACCTGTTCTCAGGCGATGTGCTCTTCAAGATGAGTATTGGCAGGACCGATCTGCCTGGCGGCCGTGAACGTGATCTATATGATTCCATTAAGGGCAAGCTGTTCCGCATGCCGGATGAGGTTAAGGTCTACCCGGGTCATGGACCCAAGACCACGATTGGCTTTGAGAAGTCTAACAACCCTTATGTGTCCCAGTGA
- the gatA gene encoding Asp-tRNA(Asn)/Glu-tRNA(Gln) amidotransferase subunit GatA, with protein MSLFDLRLQEIHNKLHAKELSVSDLVGEAFTAIGERDERIQAYLTLDEAGARAAAARLDNKLVSGEEKGLLFGLPVGIKDNMVTEGLRTTCASQFLSNYNPIYDATSVLKLKQADTVTIGKLNMDEFAMGGSNENSSFQTTRNPWDLSRVPGGSSGGSAAAVAAGEAYFTLGSDTGGSIRQPASYCGVVGLKPTYGRVSRYGLVAFASSLDQIGPVTKNVEDAAYVLQAIAGYDSKDSTSANVEVADYISALTGDIKGLRIAVPKEYLEGVDPKVKEAVLEALRVLESLGAVWEEVSLPHTEYAVAAYYLLASSEASSNLSRFDGVRYGVRADHAGNLLDLYHESRSQGFGPEVKRRIMLGTYALSSGYYDAYYLKAQKVRTLIKRDFDQTFEKYDVIIGPTAPTTAFPLGSQVDDPLTMYLNDILTIPVSLAGVPALSVPCGFADGLPVGLQIIGKAFDESTILRTAHAYEVHTEHHKKRPVL; from the coding sequence GTGTCATTATTTGATTTGCGTTTGCAGGAGATACATAACAAGCTTCATGCCAAGGAGCTGTCCGTATCCGATCTGGTAGGTGAGGCTTTCACTGCGATTGGAGAGAGGGATGAGCGGATTCAAGCCTATCTTACACTGGATGAGGCGGGAGCGCGCGCTGCGGCGGCACGTCTGGATAACAAGCTCGTGTCAGGCGAAGAGAAGGGTCTGCTGTTCGGGCTTCCGGTCGGAATCAAGGATAACATGGTGACAGAGGGGCTGCGCACTACATGTGCAAGCCAGTTCCTGTCGAATTACAACCCGATCTATGATGCGACCTCGGTGCTTAAGCTGAAGCAGGCCGATACTGTAACCATTGGCAAGCTGAACATGGACGAATTCGCCATGGGGGGATCGAATGAGAACTCCAGCTTCCAGACTACCCGCAATCCCTGGGATTTAAGCCGTGTGCCTGGTGGCTCCAGCGGTGGTTCTGCTGCGGCGGTTGCCGCGGGCGAAGCTTATTTCACTCTTGGTTCTGATACAGGCGGATCTATTCGCCAGCCGGCATCCTACTGCGGTGTTGTCGGTCTTAAGCCGACTTATGGACGCGTGTCCCGGTACGGCCTGGTTGCTTTTGCGTCCTCTCTGGATCAGATCGGTCCAGTCACGAAGAATGTGGAAGATGCGGCTTACGTGCTTCAAGCTATTGCGGGCTATGATTCCAAGGATTCTACCTCTGCTAACGTAGAGGTTGCGGATTATATCAGCGCATTAACAGGCGATATCAAAGGGCTGCGTATTGCAGTTCCGAAGGAGTATCTGGAAGGCGTTGATCCGAAAGTCAAAGAAGCGGTTCTGGAGGCTCTGCGCGTGCTTGAAAGCCTTGGGGCTGTATGGGAGGAAGTATCCCTGCCGCATACCGAATATGCGGTTGCCGCTTATTATTTGCTGGCCTCTTCCGAGGCATCTTCGAACCTGTCAAGGTTCGATGGGGTAAGATATGGCGTTCGTGCCGATCATGCCGGCAATCTGCTGGATCTGTATCATGAATCCAGAAGCCAGGGCTTTGGCCCTGAGGTGAAGCGCCGGATCATGCTGGGAACTTATGCGCTCAGTTCGGGTTACTATGATGCTTATTATTTGAAAGCCCAGAAGGTGCGTACTCTAATCAAGAGAGATTTCGATCAGACGTTCGAGAAATACGATGTCATTATCGGACCTACAGCGCCTACCACAGCATTCCCGCTCGGGTCACAGGTGGATGATCCGCTTACGATGTATCTGAATGATATTTTGACCATACCGGTGAGTCTCGCAGGGGTTCCTGCGCTGAGTGTACCATGCGGATTTGCAGACGGGCTTCCTGTCGGGCTGCAGATTATCGGCAAAGCGTTCGATGAGAGTACAATTCTGCGAACCGCTCACGCTTACGAAGTTCACACCGAGCACCATAAGAAGCGCCCGGTTCTATAA
- the gatB gene encoding Asp-tRNA(Asn)/Glu-tRNA(Gln) amidotransferase subunit GatB: protein MSTSKYETVIGLEVHVELHTKSKIFCGCSTEFGAPPNTHTCPVCLGHPGVLPVLNRQAVDYAIKAAMALNCEIGDVSKFDRKNYFYPDSPKAYQISQFDQPIGLNGYIDIEVNGTTKRIGITRLHLEEDAGKLTHVDGGYASLVDFNRVGTPLIEIVSEPEISSPEEARAYLEKMRAIMQYCDVSDVKMEEGSLRCDANISLRPHGQKELGTKAELKNMNSFRGVQRGLEYEQFRQAEALDEGEEIVQETRRWDEAQGKTLSMRGKEQAHDYRYFPDPDLVKIYIDQDWKDRIRATIPELPDARKARYTNELGLPDYDAGVITSSKPVADLFEESLSYTSDAKSVANWIMGDLLGYLNSTGQELSEVKLTGQGLGEMIGLIEKGTISSKIAKTVFKEMLSSGKLPQTIVEEQGLVQISDEGAILAIVNEVIAENPASVEDYKAGKDKAIGFLVGQVMKRSKGKANPGLVNKLLVDVLKQ, encoded by the coding sequence ATGTCAACATCGAAATATGAAACGGTGATCGGGCTGGAGGTGCACGTGGAGCTGCATACGAAGTCCAAGATCTTCTGCGGCTGCTCTACGGAATTTGGCGCTCCCCCCAACACGCATACGTGTCCCGTATGTCTGGGACATCCCGGTGTGCTGCCTGTCCTGAACCGTCAGGCGGTAGATTATGCAATCAAGGCGGCGATGGCGCTGAATTGCGAGATCGGTGATGTCAGCAAATTTGACCGGAAGAACTACTTCTATCCGGATTCACCCAAGGCCTATCAAATTTCGCAGTTTGATCAGCCGATCGGCTTGAATGGTTATATCGATATTGAAGTGAACGGAACCACAAAGCGAATTGGAATTACCCGTCTGCACCTGGAAGAAGATGCGGGTAAGCTGACGCATGTCGATGGGGGATATGCTTCCCTGGTAGACTTTAACCGGGTAGGTACTCCGCTGATTGAGATCGTATCCGAGCCGGAGATTTCTTCTCCTGAAGAAGCTCGTGCCTATCTGGAGAAGATGCGCGCAATTATGCAGTACTGTGATGTATCTGATGTCAAAATGGAGGAAGGCTCGCTCCGCTGTGACGCGAACATCAGCCTACGTCCTCACGGGCAGAAGGAGCTTGGCACCAAAGCGGAGCTCAAGAACATGAACTCCTTCCGCGGCGTGCAGCGCGGTCTGGAATATGAACAATTCCGCCAAGCTGAAGCTTTGGATGAAGGTGAAGAGATCGTTCAGGAGACCCGCCGCTGGGACGAAGCCCAAGGCAAGACCCTGTCCATGCGCGGCAAGGAGCAGGCTCATGACTATCGTTATTTCCCGGACCCGGATCTGGTGAAGATCTATATCGATCAGGATTGGAAAGACCGGATCAGAGCCACGATTCCTGAACTGCCGGATGCCCGAAAAGCGCGTTACACGAATGAGCTTGGGCTTCCGGACTATGACGCCGGTGTAATAACCTCATCCAAGCCTGTGGCTGATCTATTCGAAGAGAGTCTTAGCTATACCTCAGATGCCAAGTCCGTAGCGAACTGGATTATGGGAGATTTGCTTGGATATTTGAACAGTACAGGTCAGGAGCTGTCTGAAGTGAAGCTCACCGGTCAAGGGTTGGGTGAGATGATCGGGCTTATTGAGAAGGGGACCATCAGCAGCAAGATTGCGAAGACTGTATTCAAGGAAATGCTCAGCAGCGGCAAGCTGCCGCAGACGATCGTTGAGGAGCAGGGACTTGTCCAAATTAGCGATGAAGGCGCGATACTTGCCATCGTTAACGAGGTTATTGCCGAGAATCCTGCATCTGTTGAAGATTACAAAGCCGGTAAGGATAAAGCGATTGGGTTCCTTGTTGGACAGGTGATGAAGCGCAGCAAAGGGAAAGCCAATCCAGGGCTCGTGAACAAGCTCCTGGTGGATGTCTTGAAGCAATAG
- a CDS encoding GNAT family N-acetyltransferase, protein MISNISLQDLDMVEQVWLLQHLAFRLEASAIGLTQIPHLPETFESLSQSEETFYGEITDDGDLLGAIAVAEDSPGRLMITRLMVQPDHLRKGIGSRLLRHVLEHHPHIRHFMVNAGIRNHPAMELYQKFGFDPVKSYMADLGVELLLMQRDG, encoded by the coding sequence ATGATATCCAACATCTCGCTGCAGGACCTGGACATGGTAGAACAGGTATGGCTGCTTCAGCACTTGGCTTTTCGGCTGGAGGCCTCGGCGATTGGGCTGACGCAAATACCCCACTTGCCTGAGACCTTTGAGTCACTGTCACAATCCGAAGAGACATTCTACGGTGAAATTACGGATGACGGGGACTTGCTTGGTGCTATAGCGGTGGCGGAAGATTCCCCCGGGAGACTGATGATTACCAGGCTGATGGTTCAGCCGGATCATCTCCGGAAGGGCATTGGAAGCAGGCTGCTGCGGCATGTGCTCGAGCATCATCCCCACATCAGGCACTTTATGGTGAATGCGGGCATACGGAATCATCCGGCCATGGAGCTGTACCAGAAATTCGGATTTGATCCTGTCAAATCCTATATGGCTGATTTGGGTGTTGAACTTTTGTTGATGCAGCGGGATGGATGA
- a CDS encoding thioredoxin family protein: MAKHNVSYKFRTGLTPQQFIDGMTKNKEAFESGYNQFEWPSEEDREFFESLNYRDDIRVLILAADWCGDVVRNIPVVFRALEVSEWPVEVLILEENLDLMDNFLTMGGRSVPVVIFADTGGHVLGQWGPRPKHVQEVMIRFKQENPDREAADYEENLQQARKLIMEKYGEGTEVHAVIVSELRDLVSGL; encoded by the coding sequence ATCGCTAAACATAATGTAAGCTACAAATTCCGGACTGGCTTGACCCCGCAGCAATTTATAGATGGAATGACCAAGAACAAGGAAGCCTTTGAATCTGGATACAACCAGTTTGAATGGCCGAGCGAAGAGGATCGGGAGTTTTTTGAAAGTCTGAACTACCGGGATGATATTCGGGTGCTGATTCTTGCAGCGGATTGGTGCGGAGATGTGGTTCGTAATATCCCTGTTGTATTTAGGGCGCTTGAAGTATCGGAATGGCCGGTTGAAGTTCTGATCCTGGAAGAGAATCTGGATCTGATGGATAACTTTCTGACTATGGGCGGACGCTCCGTGCCTGTTGTAATCTTCGCGGATACAGGCGGACATGTGCTTGGACAGTGGGGACCGAGGCCCAAGCATGTGCAGGAGGTCATGATCCGGTTCAAGCAGGAGAATCCGGACCGCGAGGCTGCTGATTACGAAGAGAACCTCCAGCAGGCGCGCAAGCTGATAATGGAGAAATACGGGGAAGGAACCGAGGTTCATGCGGTCATTGTTTCTGAGCTGCGCGACCTGGTTTCCGGGCTGTAA
- a CDS encoding Fur family transcriptional regulator: MTTRVQNALDQLKINGVRITPQRHAILSFLMESMGHPTADEIYRALEPRFPSMSVATVYNNLKMFLEAGMVRELTYGDNSSRFDADVSDHYHVICGTCGKIKDFSYEPLTEVERKAEESTGFRVFGHRMEFYGVCDDCREH, encoded by the coding sequence ATGACTACGCGCGTTCAGAATGCACTAGACCAACTGAAAATCAACGGTGTCCGCATTACGCCGCAGCGTCACGCCATTTTGTCTTTTTTGATGGAATCTATGGGACATCCGACTGCGGATGAGATTTACCGGGCATTGGAGCCGCGTTTTCCAAGTATGAGTGTAGCGACAGTGTACAACAACCTTAAGATGTTTCTTGAGGCTGGCATGGTTCGTGAACTCACTTATGGCGATAATTCCAGCCGGTTCGATGCTGATGTATCAGATCACTATCATGTGATATGCGGAACCTGCGGCAAAATAAAGGATTTCTCGTATGAACCTTTGACAGAAGTAGAACGCAAAGCGGAAGAAAGCACCGGATTTCGAGTGTTTGGACACCGGATGGAGTTCTATGGTGTATGTGATGATTGCCGGGAACACTGA
- a CDS encoding O-antigen ligase family protein gives MSPRPHTRRAHWPAPRSGAAPASPRPHTRRADWPALRPGAPPASPRPHARRAHWPALRSGASPASPRPRTRRAHWPALRSGAPPASPRPCIRRGHWPALRLGAPPASPRPCTRRAHWPALRPGASPVSSRRSHPLTLLPSRAPRRSSHSAPKRPLRWALAAAVCAWAGLALLFPAPGGGTVLVRTGTSTVSARLLMYRDAMDQIGDSPLWGRGGEVWRSVYRSIQSQPYVGAQVHSGYIDLLLGLGIIGVAVILTWIIGVGLLLLRRRSLWFAPFIVLVLHAGIDFDMSYGLTWLILIWIAVIGTNEGSVQQRKAPPMVFQTTFLPMRRIPTHIHRIQRTVWIYIRRLTDSSQPKRQRLQKRGKLLLRWALRLIPAAAAVVFLMMGVLSVCLMKSEQLSGQALHLITLNRASEAKGLLNRAVQLGPYRFGPRILLSAITDSAYAEGLLREGIKHNPLQSELWLALGRVQVARSDPAAIPSLERAALLDHYNSSLHTSILRQLHTLAHNLDRAGRSHDSDRAARAGLALFRRDQLLANSLSAIRNLRNDRQFSITEAAREQALILERHFFSTATRPNGQIAIRQRHL, from the coding sequence GTGTCCCCGCGCCCGCACACCCGCCGCGCCCACTGGCCCGCACCGCGCTCCGGCGCCGCGCCGGCGTCCCCGCGCCCGCACACCCGCCGCGCCGACTGGCCTGCGCTGCGCCCCGGCGCCCCGCCCGCGTCCCCGCGCCCGCACGCCCGCCGCGCCCACTGGCCTGCGCTGCGCTCCGGCGCCTCACCCGCGTCCCCGCGCCCGCGCACCCGCCGCGCCCACTGGCCTGCGCTGCGCTCCGGCGCCCCGCCCGCGTCCCCGCGCCCGTGCATCCGCCGCGGCCACTGGCCGGCGCTGCGCCTCGGCGCCCCGCCCGCGTCCCCGCGCCCGTGCACCCGCCGCGCCCACTGGCCCGCCCTGCGCCCCGGCGCCTCACCCGTGTCCTCGCGCCGTAGCCATCCGCTTACGCTTCTGCCCTCGCGCGCTCCCCGCCGGTCTTCGCACTCGGCACCCAAGCGTCCGCTCCGCTGGGCGCTGGCGGCCGCAGTCTGTGCATGGGCTGGGCTGGCGCTGCTCTTTCCCGCGCCGGGCGGGGGAACCGTGCTTGTCCGCACCGGAACAAGCACGGTATCGGCACGGCTGCTTATGTATCGCGACGCCATGGATCAGATCGGGGACAGCCCGCTCTGGGGCCGCGGAGGTGAGGTCTGGAGGTCTGTATACCGGAGCATCCAGAGTCAGCCTTATGTCGGCGCCCAGGTACATAGCGGATATATCGACCTGCTTCTAGGCTTGGGGATCATCGGCGTGGCCGTAATTCTGACTTGGATTATCGGAGTGGGATTGCTGCTGCTCCGGAGAAGAAGTCTGTGGTTCGCCCCCTTTATTGTGCTAGTGCTGCACGCGGGGATCGACTTCGATATGAGTTATGGGCTCACCTGGCTGATCTTGATCTGGATCGCGGTGATCGGAACGAACGAGGGTTCCGTACAGCAGAGGAAAGCTCCACCAATGGTGTTTCAGACCACTTTTCTGCCGATGAGGCGTATCCCGACTCACATTCACCGGATTCAGCGGACAGTCTGGATATATATTAGAAGACTCACGGACTCTAGCCAGCCAAAGAGACAAAGGCTTCAAAAGCGGGGGAAGCTCCTCCTCAGATGGGCACTCCGGCTAATTCCGGCAGCTGCTGCAGTTGTCTTTCTTATGATGGGCGTGCTTAGTGTATGCCTTATGAAAAGTGAGCAGTTAAGCGGACAGGCCCTGCATCTCATCACATTGAACCGAGCTTCCGAGGCAAAAGGCCTGCTGAACAGAGCCGTCCAGCTAGGGCCTTACCGCTTCGGTCCGAGAATTTTACTCTCGGCTATAACAGATTCTGCCTATGCAGAAGGACTGCTCCGGGAAGGGATTAAGCATAATCCGCTGCAATCGGAGCTTTGGTTGGCACTTGGAAGAGTCCAAGTGGCCCGAAGCGATCCTGCTGCCATTCCTTCATTGGAGAGAGCGGCTTTGCTCGACCACTACAACAGCAGCCTGCACACGTCCATCTTAAGACAGCTCCACACACTGGCCCATAACTTGGACCGGGCTGGCCGATCCCATGATTCAGATCGTGCGGCTCGGGCTGGGCTTGCCTTATTCCGCCGTGATCAGCTTCTGGCTAATTCACTCAGCGCCATAAGGAACCTCCGGAATGACCGTCAGTTCAGCATAACGGAAGCGGCGAGAGAGCAGGCGTTAATTCTTGAGAGACACTTCTTCTCAACAGCAACCCGTCCGAATGGCCAAATTGCTATCCGCCAAAGGCATCTCTGA
- a CDS encoding dehydrogenase: protein MPAFQDKHKSALPSPRRIRRGCSKELYRTVKRMKIYIPDAKLKEGEDIYYRKVIANLIWIHENSSNRKVLANWWDEHVSQELAELWEVDRTKLSESFRDAFGG from the coding sequence ATGCCAGCTTTTCAGGATAAGCATAAATCAGCCCTGCCATCCCCGCGCCGAATACGCCGCGGGTGCAGCAAAGAATTGTACCGAACGGTCAAACGCATGAAAATCTATATTCCTGATGCCAAACTTAAGGAAGGTGAAGACATTTATTACCGCAAAGTCATTGCAAATCTGATATGGATTCATGAGAACAGCAGCAACCGGAAGGTCCTGGCCAACTGGTGGGATGAACATGTCAGCCAGGAGCTTGCGGAGCTGTGGGAGGTGGACCGGACGAAGCTGAGCGAGTCCTTCAGAGATGCCTTTGGCGGATAG
- the gatC gene encoding Asp-tRNA(Asn)/Glu-tRNA(Gln) amidotransferase subunit GatC — MSIQTKDVEHVARLARLNLTQEEKETFTEQLNSILQYADKLKELNTDGVEATTHVLHLSNVMREDVVKESLPAEKVFLNAPDEEDGQFKVPAVLE; from the coding sequence ATGAGTATCCAGACAAAAGATGTTGAACATGTAGCGAGGCTGGCAAGATTGAATCTGACTCAAGAGGAGAAAGAGACATTCACAGAACAGCTTAACTCCATTTTACAATATGCGGACAAATTGAAGGAACTGAATACAGACGGAGTAGAGGCAACTACGCACGTCCTGCATCTCAGCAATGTGATGCGCGAGGATGTCGTGAAGGAAAGTCTGCCAGCGGAGAAGGTATTCCTGAACGCGCCTGACGAAGAAGACGGGCAGTTCAAAGTGCCGGCCGTGCTCGAATAG
- a CDS encoding ATPase, with protein sequence MLRLGEKIIIVADAFEQNLPVGGYGYIIAYDRNPDNAFDYVVRSPKTNRNYFVPSSDIESEQSLIQQEVDRVEREALIDFALSTHNEKLFLQVMNGEIERSEEEEEAVQEAMSQAEFIKQVNLRAWI encoded by the coding sequence GTGCTGCGTTTAGGAGAGAAAATTATTATCGTCGCTGACGCCTTTGAGCAGAATCTTCCTGTCGGAGGATACGGTTATATTATTGCTTATGATCGTAATCCGGACAACGCATTCGATTATGTCGTCCGATCTCCGAAGACCAATCGGAATTATTTCGTTCCATCGAGCGATATTGAGTCAGAGCAATCTCTGATTCAACAGGAAGTAGATCGTGTAGAACGTGAAGCGCTGATTGACTTCGCTCTTAGTACTCATAATGAGAAGCTTTTCCTTCAGGTTATGAATGGGGAGATAGAGCGGTCGGAAGAAGAAGAGGAAGCGGTACAGGAAGCTATGTCTCAGGCAGAATTTATCAAACAGGTAAATTTGCGTGCTTGGATTTAA